One part of the Cyclobacteriaceae bacterium genome encodes these proteins:
- a CDS encoding YigZ family protein: MFQFSGIETVWFIIGCTNCQGYLTLTLNHPQTLHAQDYSFRTLEKPSEGLFKEKGSKFLAFAYPVKTEEDIKANLSALRKKYFDASHHCYAWMLGADKGRFRAFDDGEPNHSAGDPILGQLRSVNLTNVLIVVVRYFGGVKLCVGGLISAYRAAAADAISKASIVVEEVRQEMDLLYDYTFSREVMRLVKDYELNILDQNFSGKGFMKVAVRMAVKDKFIEQLKLLQAMKIEIDFKEL, translated from the coding sequence ATGTTTCAGTTTTCAGGTATAGAGACAGTATGGTTTATAATAGGTTGCACGAATTGTCAAGGATACCTTACTTTGACGCTAAACCACCCCCAAACGTTGCACGCTCAGGACTATAGTTTTCGTACGCTGGAGAAACCCTCGGAAGGCCTGTTTAAGGAAAAAGGTAGCAAATTCCTCGCTTTTGCGTATCCGGTAAAAACCGAGGAGGACATCAAAGCCAATCTTAGCGCACTGCGAAAAAAATATTTTGATGCCAGTCACCATTGCTATGCCTGGATGCTGGGTGCGGATAAAGGCCGGTTTCGGGCCTTTGATGATGGTGAACCAAACCACTCGGCCGGTGATCCTATTCTCGGTCAACTCCGTTCAGTCAACCTTACCAATGTACTGATTGTGGTGGTGCGTTATTTTGGCGGTGTTAAACTGTGCGTGGGTGGATTGATCAGCGCCTATCGTGCTGCTGCTGCGGATGCTATAAGCAAAGCTTCCATTGTGGTTGAGGAGGTCAGACAAGAAATGGATTTACTATACGATTATACTTTTTCACGTGAGGTCATGCGCCTGGTTAAAGATTATGAATTGAATATTTTGGATCAGAACTTTTCTGGAAAAGGATTTATGAAGGTTGCAGTTCGGATGGCCGTTAAGGACAAGTTCATTGAACAATTGAAATTATTGCAGGCCATGAAGATTGAAATTGATTTTAAGGAACTTTAG